Proteins encoded by one window of Persephonella hydrogeniphila:
- a CDS encoding zinc ribbon domain-containing protein: QESKNKESKLSSLIDQMLSLLPHGKVSKQIEYKAEEYGIKVILVDESYTSGVDSLKNQTVSKKNYTPEARKFRGLFKSVKGFVNADVNGARNILKKFKKSFHDYITGLKRTVRIRVFGKLKQISDLSDQKGASSPKSIQVYGQIGVARCGDHLSGIRLSQDSNICQRQSGEPKANSLPEKPLTNFQFERPLGSNLVGA; this comes from the coding sequence CAAGAAAGTAAAAATAAAGAAAGTAAACTATCAAGTCTAATAGATCAGATGCTTAGTTTACTACCACACGGGAAAGTATCAAAACAAATAGAGTACAAAGCAGAAGAATATGGAATAAAAGTAATTTTAGTAGATGAGAGCTATACTTCAGGTGTGGACAGTCTAAAAAATCAGACTGTTAGCAAAAAAAACTACACACCTGAAGCAAGGAAGTTTAGAGGGTTGTTTAAGTCAGTTAAAGGGTTTGTAAACGCAGATGTAAATGGAGCGAGAAACATACTCAAAAAGTTTAAAAAGAGTTTCCACGATTACATTACAGGTTTAAAACGAACTGTAAGAATAAGAGTATTTGGAAAGTTAAAACAAATCTCTGATTTGAGCGACCAAAAGGGAGCAAGTAGCCCTAAGTCTATCCAAGTATATGGACAGATAGGGGTAGCAAGGTGTGGTGACCACCTGTCAGGGATAAGGCTATCTCAAGATAGCAATATTTGCCAACGGCAAAGTGGTGAGCCGAAGGCGAACAGCCTCCCTGAGAAGCCACTGACAAATTTTCAATTTGAGCGACCTTTAGGGAGCAATTTAGTCGGTGCGTAG
- a CDS encoding NAD(P)H-hydrate dehydratase → MKILKAREMAFCDENSIKLTGIPSLVLMENAGRTAAQIILEKLDFQSAVVVAGSGNNGGDGLVIARYLLLANKDVKVYILSDSTKKLSEDNRKNLEIFETFGGEIKLLGKEDKLIKLRHDIKDADLVIDAIFGTGFKTPVKGYREKAIELINSFAKKVIAVDIPSGLSTDTGKIEGTHIKADLTVTFAYPKLAHILYPACEYCGEVYVVDISIDRQYTKAVKRYLLEPSEIVLPERRKNSHKYTYGHLLVIGGSVGKTGAPIMASKSATAAGSGLVTAVVPEELDPIFENSLVEEMTIPVDSEDGLFGKKAPKQIKNIIKNGKFTSISIGMGMSVNEYTTGIITEVLKAKIPVVIDADGLNNLSVIDNYKNILKKRKYPTVLTPHIGEMARLTGLNTGEIINNMEDVAKEFSEETGVFTVLKGSRTVIATPEGKIYYSIRGNEGMATAGTGDVLSGILGTLIYRIGVEEGIKTGVYLHGLAGDLAAQQTDTESLKATDLIYSIPKAYQLLKNFEPKYYFCYPVDLLSDYLEKK, encoded by the coding sequence ATGAAGATCTTAAAAGCCAGAGAAATGGCTTTCTGCGATGAAAACAGTATAAAGCTCACTGGTATTCCTTCCCTCGTTCTTATGGAAAATGCCGGCAGGACTGCTGCCCAGATAATACTCGAAAAATTAGATTTTCAATCGGCTGTTGTTGTAGCAGGAAGCGGGAACAACGGAGGGGATGGTCTGGTAATAGCGAGATACTTACTCCTTGCAAACAAAGATGTAAAAGTTTACATACTGTCTGACAGCACAAAAAAACTTTCTGAAGACAACAGAAAAAACCTTGAAATATTTGAGACATTCGGCGGAGAGATTAAACTCTTAGGTAAAGAAGACAAGCTGATTAAACTCAGGCACGACATAAAAGATGCAGACCTTGTAATCGACGCAATTTTCGGAACAGGATTTAAAACTCCTGTAAAAGGATACAGAGAAAAAGCAATTGAGCTTATAAATAGCTTTGCCAAAAAAGTTATTGCCGTTGATATTCCGTCAGGGCTCTCAACAGACACAGGAAAAATAGAAGGAACCCATATAAAAGCAGATTTGACTGTAACCTTCGCATACCCAAAACTTGCCCACATTCTATATCCTGCCTGTGAATACTGTGGAGAAGTTTATGTTGTCGATATATCTATAGACAGGCAGTATACAAAAGCCGTAAAAAGATACCTACTTGAACCTTCAGAGATTGTTCTTCCTGAAAGGAGAAAAAACAGCCATAAGTATACCTACGGACATTTATTGGTTATTGGAGGTTCAGTAGGAAAAACAGGTGCTCCAATTATGGCATCAAAATCTGCAACAGCTGCAGGATCTGGACTTGTAACAGCCGTTGTTCCTGAAGAGCTTGACCCTATTTTTGAAAACTCGCTTGTAGAAGAGATGACAATCCCAGTAGATAGCGAAGATGGTTTATTCGGGAAAAAAGCACCAAAACAGATAAAAAATATAATAAAAAATGGCAAATTTACCTCTATATCAATCGGAATGGGAATGTCTGTAAACGAATACACAACTGGAATCATAACAGAAGTTCTTAAAGCAAAGATTCCTGTTGTTATAGATGCTGACGGTCTGAACAATTTATCAGTAATAGATAACTACAAAAACATACTCAAAAAAAGAAAATATCCAACAGTTCTGACTCCCCATATAGGAGAAATGGCAAGACTTACAGGTTTAAATACAGGAGAAATCATTAATAATATGGAAGATGTTGCAAAGGAATTTTCAGAAGAGACTGGAGTTTTCACAGTTTTAAAAGGCTCAAGGACTGTGATAGCAACCCCTGAAGGTAAAATTTATTACTCAATAAGAGGAAATGAAGGAATGGCTACAGCCGGAACAGGAGATGTTTTATCAGGAATATTGGGAACGCTCATATATAGAATAGGTGTTGAAGAAGGGATTAAAACAGGAGTTTATCTGCATGGGCTTGCCGGAGATCTCGCTGCTCAGCAAACAGATACAGAAAGTTTAAAGGCAACAGATTTGATTTACTCAATTCCAAAAGCCTATCAACTATTAAAAAATTTTGAGCCGAAGTATTATTTTTGTTATCCAGTAGATTTATTAAGCGATTACTTAGAAAAAAAATAG
- a CDS encoding HEPN domain-containing protein has protein sequence MSELLDKAREELEQVEELLEVDFCDDGLVFYHLQNAVTLMLKAIASEYKLNTEGIESIADLIDLIKEKTTIKFPEWISRILEIEEISISDGCGASICYDIDMYGDILDAVYQLKDFVETQVSE, from the coding sequence ATGAGTGAACTTTTAGACAAAGCAAGGGAAGAGTTAGAACAGGTTGAAGAGCTTTTAGAGGTAGATTTTTGTGATGACGGCCTTGTTTTTTACCATCTTCAAAATGCTGTTACCTTAATGCTAAAAGCCATCGCTTCAGAGTATAAATTAAACACAGAAGGAATTGAGAGCATAGCTGACCTTATTGATCTAATAAAAGAAAAAACAACAATAAAATTTCCCGAATGGATCTCCCGAATTTTAGAGATAGAAGAGATTTCTATCTCCGATGGATGTGGTGCTTCTATCTGCTATGATATTGATATGTATGGAGATATACTTGATGCTGTATACCAGCTAAAAGATTTTGTTGAAACACAGGTGTCAGAATGA
- a CDS encoding adenylosuccinate synthase: protein MGKSLVILGSQWGDEGKGKIVDLLTPDYDYVVRYQGGSNAGHTVIVGDKKYALHLIPSGILREGKKNIISNGVVIALEELIAEMEKVKDVAGNFEGRLFISDRAHIVFPYHKILDGLSEKKKGKDKVGTTLKGIGPAYMAKYARTGIRIADLFDPPYFRSRLENAMEEAKEIAEKIYGEKFELSTEKVYDETLRLFENIENLVADTSLMLDKALKKGERVLFEGAQGTMLDIDMGTYPYVTSSNASALGLSNGTGVSPKLIGQAEVYGVSKAYVTRVGAGPFPTELNDGVGQKLREEGHEYGTTTGRPRRCGWLDLVALRFAARINGMDGLIITKLDVLDHFDEIKVAVAYEYEGELIRDFPASLKILENCKPVYKTLKGWDKNTFGLKDKSQLPKEVWEFIETVEEETGVPVVMLSTGPERSEYIWLK from the coding sequence ATGGGAAAAAGCCTTGTTATCCTTGGCTCCCAGTGGGGAGATGAAGGTAAAGGTAAAATTGTAGATCTTCTTACCCCTGATTATGATTATGTTGTAAGATACCAGGGGGGAAGCAACGCAGGACATACTGTTATTGTAGGAGATAAAAAATATGCCCTCCATCTTATACCTTCGGGAATTTTGAGGGAAGGAAAGAAGAATATTATATCAAACGGAGTTGTTATTGCTCTTGAAGAGCTTATAGCTGAAATGGAAAAGGTAAAAGATGTAGCAGGTAATTTTGAAGGAAGGTTGTTTATTAGCGATAGAGCACACATAGTTTTTCCTTACCATAAAATTTTAGATGGTCTATCAGAAAAGAAAAAAGGAAAAGACAAAGTAGGAACAACACTCAAAGGAATTGGACCTGCGTATATGGCAAAATATGCCAGAACAGGAATAAGGATTGCAGACCTTTTTGATCCTCCTTATTTTAGATCCAGACTTGAAAATGCTATGGAGGAAGCAAAAGAAATAGCAGAAAAGATATACGGAGAAAAATTTGAGCTATCTACAGAAAAGGTTTACGACGAAACATTAAGGCTCTTTGAAAATATAGAAAATCTTGTAGCAGACACATCACTCATGCTTGATAAAGCTCTTAAAAAAGGAGAAAGAGTCTTATTTGAAGGTGCCCAGGGGACAATGTTAGATATAGATATGGGTACATACCCTTATGTTACATCTTCAAATGCATCTGCCCTTGGGTTGTCTAACGGAACAGGAGTTTCTCCGAAACTAATAGGACAGGCTGAAGTATACGGTGTCAGTAAAGCTTATGTCACAAGAGTTGGAGCAGGACCTTTCCCTACTGAACTCAACGATGGTGTGGGACAGAAACTGAGAGAAGAAGGACACGAATACGGAACAACAACAGGAAGACCACGGAGATGCGGCTGGTTAGACCTTGTTGCATTAAGATTTGCAGCAAGAATAAACGGTATGGATGGTCTGATAATAACAAAATTAGATGTTTTAGACCATTTTGATGAAATAAAAGTCGCTGTGGCTTATGAATACGAAGGAGAGCTTATAAGAGACTTTCCTGCTTCCCTTAAAATCCTTGAAAACTGCAAACCTGTGTATAAAACGCTAAAAGGCTGGGATAAGAACACTTTTGGACTGAAAGATAAATCACAGCTTCCTAAAGAGGTATGGGAGTTTATAGAAACGGTAGAAGAAGAAACAGGTGTACCGGTAGTAATGCTCTCCACAGGGCCTGAAAGGTCAGAGTATATCTGGCTTAAATAG
- the rph gene encoding ribonuclease PH, which produces MRPDGRSPTQLRPVKIIRDFNIYAEGSVLIEMGNTKVIITASIEDKVPPFLRGSGQGWITAEYAMLPRSTESRNIREVVRGAPSGRTQEIQRLIGRSLRGVVDLKKLGERTLWVDCDVIQADGGTRVASITGAFIAVADAMIKITENGTVKQNPLKDYVAAVSTGIVGKDVVLDLNFKEDSSAKVDMNLVMTGSGNFVEVQATGEEYSFTQEEFDKMLEYGKLGINKLIHIQKQFIEGMPSIGHWKRKDIKEFVYTDTGGN; this is translated from the coding sequence TTGCGTCCCGATGGAAGAAGCCCAACACAGCTAAGACCTGTGAAAATAATAAGAGATTTTAATATTTATGCTGAAGGCTCTGTCTTAATAGAAATGGGAAATACAAAGGTTATCATTACTGCATCTATTGAGGATAAAGTCCCTCCATTTCTTAGAGGAAGCGGTCAAGGATGGATAACCGCAGAGTATGCTATGCTTCCACGATCTACAGAAAGCAGAAATATAAGGGAAGTTGTAAGAGGTGCTCCTTCTGGCAGAACGCAAGAGATACAGAGATTAATCGGGAGATCTCTCAGAGGTGTCGTTGATTTAAAGAAATTAGGCGAAAGGACTTTATGGGTTGATTGTGATGTAATACAGGCTGATGGGGGAACAAGAGTCGCCTCAATAACAGGAGCGTTTATAGCTGTTGCAGATGCGATGATAAAAATAACAGAAAACGGTACGGTAAAACAAAACCCTCTAAAAGATTACGTAGCTGCTGTGTCTACAGGAATCGTAGGAAAAGATGTTGTTTTAGATCTGAATTTCAAAGAAGATTCTTCTGCAAAAGTTGATATGAATCTTGTGATGACTGGAAGCGGTAATTTTGTAGAAGTTCAGGCAACAGGTGAAGAGTACTCATTTACACAGGAAGAGTTTGACAAGATGCTTGAATACGGAAAATTAGGAATAAATAAACTGATCCATATACAAAAACAGTTTATAGAAGGTATGCCTTCTATAGGTCATTGGAAAAGAAAAGATATAAAAGAGTTTGTTTATACTGATACAGGAGGAAATTAA